accaattttgtgacggaatgcgtctgggcccgttacgaactctaggctcgttaggatttcaattaatacgtaactcttatttccgaatcatataaggaataggattctcgcagttttctatctcatttaggatttatgttggaatgcaacacctaattctgacaggtttctatcttttatgatttgccacttttagaagctaccttttacggcagttactgtttttagcaggttttcataaatagcaggtttcgggtgaaatgaaaaggggaattgagattcatttattttataggagatgcgttgtcaagtggagatttatgttttcatcatcgaacctttcccttgcgggaatggggacaaaagtaggtgtctacagttagcccccactttgactgagtcttggagtaagacgatggtcaaagtattagacggagtgcgtcacacaagccatggtgtattgtgacctgttttgcgagggtctcacgagcccccgagtgataacatttgacttaagggtcatcacttgaaatgatgacatatccctcacgtgtcattgggacttgtcaactgatagtatagaaacttcctcactttttcattggaaggatctaaaggtgcgtagaaactcccttactttgtcattgggagtagctacagagtttttcgaaatcaaagctgtaaagtgtaattgggcctggccaagcccaatcacgaggtaaaaacgttttgtaaagattctcattttcagggctagctaaacgagaaaacccccttgtttttataggacgtaaaacgaaggaaaatccagcacccttgtttttataggacgtaaaacgaaggaaaatccagcacccttgtttttataggacagaaaacgaaggaaaatccagcaaaagttatcaccgcagcgactaaggacctgtgcggtttaatggcgcagaccccgccggctaaagatggcgagcctgtccgctaagggtggacacgccgtccgatagaagtggacgaatctgtttttgaaatttgaaaataaggacctacgcgatttgtgacgtagaccccgccggctaaagatggcgaaccttgtccgctaagggtggacaccccgtccgacagaagtggacgaatctaatttgaaatttgttttgcttttttgaaaataaggacctacgcggttagtgacgtagaccccgccggctgaagatggcgagcctattttaaatttgaagactttatttctttcgaaaactgaggacctgcgcggctactgacgcagaccccgccggctgagggtgggcgagcccattttgaatttcttattttgcctatgtagaagggcttttgtgattacaacctgttggtgggtcgtaatatttcctgattagatgtgtcctataagtgggtccacactgtgtatatttttgtttaacaattttttttttttttttcaaaataccttttttttttggggaagaaatatcaagataacggatatcttacacaaaataggggagtacgcgtgcccgactcgctgtctgggaagcattttcagcgcccaactgtgggcgcgagaatttctaacgcccagagttgggcgttgaaaatgcgaagggggggctggtctttaaatacgcggaccgtctccttcctttcccatttccaccattttcgctcaaactcttcacttctttctactgatttttgctcgtttccttcacttttcttcacgaattctactccaaatcacttcctaatcttcccaacgtaagtaattttcagtaattttgagcttttttgtcaatttcagtatttttgtcaagtatttttgtgcatgaaattgatttggggttttttgattttgtgcccctttccttcaattagatagttggaaatgttccacataacatgttaattagtttgtgcatgttaatttttgcaagtatgttgatttttgttgaatttgggcattttcatgctagcccccaagtatacctacgaccctagttttttcttataatgtaggtgttcttggtatattgcttgcgttcctcataattcatgggtgacaaattatggaagaatttttattttgctggagttaatttttacttagggaatttttctaagtatgaacttagtatcatgtttttagggaacaaaaattgtatgactccatttcatgagtgaaatgcactcttttttAAGGATCGGTgtgagtgccgattttgtcaaaggtataatgccttgttgtattgttgatcagcatgtctgacgagtcgttaccccatcctggtggccacgaggagcgtggcatgacgcgtcagtctactggcgcgggtcccctatgggtgggccctgagctctacgacggtcgtgatctgcactacgacctagagcaccacgtgacttcccgccttcacgcgaggagagagactacggttcgcggctatggcgcagcgacgagtgagaccgtttttagctacCTAAGCTCGGAtgcccaggccttggtgagggcgagctcactgtttccggtggttgagaccttctgggagatactgcggcttaacatttccctgtcctttctgcggtcgtttatgaggtggtggtgggataccaccaacaccttccattttccttggggcgagatgacgatcactcctaaggactacacggctttgacggggttgacctttacagggaaccccgttcgtctgaggtcggatggcccatcgccgactgttgctgagggtaccaggctcctgggctcgtggatgggtagtagattaccttcgtaccagccccgtgggatacctttcgctgacctgatgtgggctttggagcatggggtagaggagtcgccttcgagacaggctcggctgttctacctccattttattacttccacttttctatcgggtccgactgacacctttgacccgaggtggataggcatggtggaggacgtgtctacactgggtgactatcactggggcgatttgggctatgcgacgcttgtcggccagatgagtttgtcggtgcgcgactcggacccgagtagacgtcactttgtaattacattagcgggagtgccgcgtttgatcgaggtatgtgcctagactttcttttattttctcgcttttaccgggcctcttttttttaatgttttattgtccttttctttttgcagctgtgggcctttgagcacttaccttggctggctccccgaaaggggtagaggcctttggagttccctgccggtcgccgttggggttggaagaagaagctgacagtgcgtccaccgcccgataccgtgtgggatcttatccgggacgggaaccctgagcatgtacaaaatcttatcctctatctcgtatttcgtcattcttttttattttctatgtgcgagatctgactgcgtttgtacaaaaacaggtggtttggaccccatggctctcttttaggggtacccatgcttcggtcGGGGATaattatgccctgagccagatgcgggtcttgttcgttggccaccgggaccctgtctggtacctgggagagcgggtacgtatgcagacggtcggggctttttcggtgcccaggcctccgcctgcgaccatgctgtctactcgctcgataggagagtcgtggagggtccactcgaggactggcgtgccggcgacggagttggtgatagagggagctagctattaccagtttatccaggattctcttcgtctcccggagcctggcgctgtaagttgcctcctctcttcgtattgattttagtgttttcatgctcgtgcccatgtgtttatgcctactgtgttttgtgcaggagtgtccagacccttcgttggggggatgggtgcttcccgatgctcggatctcgtataccggagagagtggatccgagattgtggagactttcccggaagaccgggttttccatgctccgctccctgagggagtacaggcggtatgcaccttttatttgtgtactcttcttatattttttctttcttttttactaacattcctgtttcaggttccggcccgtacgaccaatgcgatggtgggggtgatcaaccggttgaagtccgcgttggttcgagctcggtctgcactttcttgcaggagcccccactctactcgggtaatgtgccctcttttttcttttgatctgtaccttttgtttggctttcggttattcactctcttttttgtccttttttgtAGACGGCGGCTGGACgtgccggggccgacgacgcgagtccctcgggcgggggacacggtcgtgagagagagagggcgcgacactcgcccctacggcatcgccgttc
This sequence is a window from Spinacia oleracea cultivar Varoflay chromosome 1, BTI_SOV_V1, whole genome shotgun sequence. Protein-coding genes within it:
- the LOC130465845 gene encoding uncharacterized protein — protein: MRVLFVGHRDPVWYLGERVRMQTVGAFSVPRPPPATMLSTRSIGESWRVHSRTGVPATELVIEGASYYQFIQDSLRLPEPGAECPDPSLGGWVLPDARISYTGESGSEIVETFPEDRVFHAPLPEGVQAVPARTTNAMVGVINRLKSALVRARSALSCRSPHSTRTAAGRAGADDASPSGGGHGRERERARHSPLRHRRSDAGVSSSGERSEPERRRRSVSVAREPSPELQSQPHFWGDSGWGPSYHGEWSGWTGEAWRHGADDES